One candidate division TA06 bacterium genomic window, ATTTTTTGATTAACAGAATCCGGAACTTCACGCATGAATAATTCCGATCATATTGAGATAATCAACGACCAGCCGGAATACAGCGGAACCGGGGTTTACGCCTGGAACCTCTACCGGAACATCAAAGACCTGGTGCCGGTGAAAATGGCGGATTGGAATCCTCCCTGGAAATAAAGGGTAAAGGACCCAAACCGTTCTTTTGGTGGCGGTGCAGCCGGGCTTATCGGCATCAGGAGAACGTCCACCTGGTCAGCCAGAATCTCTCGTTCCTCAAAGCAGGCAACAAAAGGATCGTCACCTGCCTGGATCTGATACCGCTTTTCATGCCGTCATCCCTGTTGGAGAAATGCTGGAGAGGTTTTCTTTACTCGGGGATAAAGAAGGCCGACCACGTTATTTCCATCTCCCAAGCCACCAAAAAGGACCTGGTGAGGATCTACAAACTGGATCCCCGGAGGGTCACTCCGGTATTGCTGGGCGTCACCCCGGAATTCAAGCCATACAACAAGCGGGCCAGCCGGGAGCTGCTGGGGCTGCCCCGGGAGGAGAAGATAATTTTACAGGTGGGAACCGCCGCCCCCCGGAAAAATTTCATCACCACGCTGAAGGCCTTTGACCGCATAGCCCGGGGAAATGGCAACATCAGGCTGGTAAAAGTCAATCCGGCAGG contains:
- a CDS encoding glycosyltransferase family 4 protein — its product is MESSLEIKGKGPKPFFWWRCSRAYRHQENVHLVSQNLSFLKAGNKRIVTCLDLIPLFMPSSLLEKCWRGFLYSGIKKADHVISISQATKKDLVRIYKLDPRRVTPVLLGVTPEFKPYNKRASRELLGLPREEKIILQVGTAAPRKNFITTLKAFDRIARGNGNIRLVKVNPAGIKDKEFIARSGLSSKVLVRESAAKEHMPHYYAAADVFVFPSLYEGFGLPVLEAMACGCPVIASNNSSIPEVVGEAGIMIDPLNEVLWKEMILSVLSDQGLSQKLSAEGLERARLFTWQKTAGETLQVYQKIFKNSS